In Plantibacter sp. PA-3-X8, one DNA window encodes the following:
- a CDS encoding MetQ/NlpA family ABC transporter substrate-binding protein — MTFSKKLLAGLAIIPAIALLAGCAGGSGAGAAAEDKGTEANPVKIGVVGASDPYWETYKEAAEKEGIFVDIVDFGEYTQPNPALTEGEIDLNQFQHIVYLAQYNEASGEDLTPIGSTAIYPLGLYSTKVDSVKDIKKGDTIAIPNDESNQARALLVLQSAGLLELKDGGNIFSTPDDIIADKSKVTVTSLEASLTPTSLPDVTGAIINNDFINDSGLKASDAIAEDDPSDPNALPYVNIFAAKAADADNETYAKLVKIYQDTKSVVDGVVENSGGTAVPLKTPVKDLVKSLETVQKDIKAKG, encoded by the coding sequence ATGACCTTCTCGAAGAAGCTTCTGGCCGGACTGGCCATCATCCCCGCCATCGCGCTCCTCGCCGGATGCGCCGGCGGCTCAGGCGCAGGCGCCGCCGCTGAAGACAAGGGCACCGAGGCGAACCCCGTCAAGATCGGCGTCGTCGGCGCGAGCGACCCCTACTGGGAGACGTACAAGGAGGCCGCCGAGAAGGAGGGCATCTTCGTCGACATCGTCGACTTCGGCGAGTACACGCAGCCGAACCCGGCGCTCACCGAGGGCGAGATCGACCTCAACCAGTTCCAGCACATCGTCTACCTCGCGCAGTACAACGAGGCCTCCGGTGAGGACCTCACGCCCATCGGCTCGACGGCGATCTACCCCCTCGGCCTGTACTCGACCAAGGTCGACAGCGTCAAGGACATCAAGAAGGGCGACACGATCGCCATCCCGAACGACGAGAGCAACCAGGCTCGTGCGCTCCTCGTCCTGCAGTCCGCAGGCCTGCTGGAGCTGAAGGACGGCGGCAACATCTTCTCGACGCCGGACGACATCATCGCCGACAAGTCGAAGGTCACCGTCACCTCGCTGGAGGCTTCGCTGACGCCGACCTCGCTGCCTGACGTCACCGGCGCGATCATCAACAACGACTTCATCAACGACTCCGGCCTGAAGGCGTCCGACGCGATCGCCGAGGACGACCCGTCCGACCCGAACGCGCTGCCGTACGTGAACATCTTCGCGGCGAAGGCCGCCGACGCCGACAACGAGACGTACGCGAAGCTCGTGAAGATCTACCAGGACACGAAGTCCGTCGTCGACGGCGTCGTGGAGAACTCCGGTGGAACCGCGGTTCCGCTGAAGACCCCGGTCAAGGACCTCGTGAAGTCGCTCGAGACCGTCCAGAAGGACATCAAGGCCAAGGGCTGA
- a CDS encoding ribose-phosphate diphosphokinase, translated as MSGITADNKKQLVLVSGRAHPELAEAIAAELDSELLPTDARTFANGEIYARYDESIRGTDVFVIQSHTAPINEWLMEQLIMVDAAKRASAKRITVVAPFYPYARQDKKGRGREPISARLVADLFKAAGADRIMSVDLHAAQIQGFFDGPVDHLFAMPVLLEHFRAKLDASTLTVVSPDMGRVRVADIWSDKLGAPLAIIHKRRDPLVPNQVSVHEIVGQVEGRVCLLVDDLIDTGRTIVKAAEALKNAGAIGVVVAATHAVFSDPAVELLQSDAIDSVVVTDTLPVDEAKRFDKLTVLSIAPLIARAIHEVFDDGSVTSMFDGAA; from the coding sequence GTGTCAGGCATCACGGCGGACAACAAGAAGCAGCTGGTTCTCGTCTCCGGACGAGCCCACCCGGAACTCGCCGAGGCGATCGCGGCGGAGCTCGACTCCGAGCTCCTCCCCACCGATGCCAGGACCTTCGCCAACGGCGAGATCTACGCCCGGTACGACGAGAGCATCCGCGGCACCGACGTCTTCGTCATCCAGTCGCACACCGCTCCGATCAACGAGTGGCTCATGGAGCAGCTCATCATGGTCGACGCGGCCAAGCGGGCGAGCGCCAAGCGCATCACCGTGGTCGCCCCGTTCTACCCGTACGCCCGCCAGGACAAGAAGGGTCGCGGACGCGAGCCCATCTCGGCCCGCCTCGTCGCCGACCTCTTCAAGGCCGCCGGCGCCGACCGCATCATGTCGGTCGACCTCCACGCCGCGCAGATCCAGGGCTTCTTCGACGGTCCCGTCGACCACCTCTTCGCGATGCCGGTCCTCCTCGAGCACTTCCGTGCCAAGCTCGACGCGTCGACGCTGACGGTCGTCTCGCCCGACATGGGCCGCGTCCGTGTGGCCGACATCTGGAGCGACAAGCTCGGTGCGCCGCTCGCCATCATCCACAAGCGCCGCGACCCGCTGGTCCCCAACCAGGTCAGCGTCCACGAGATCGTCGGCCAGGTCGAGGGCCGGGTCTGCCTGCTCGTCGACGACCTGATCGACACCGGACGCACGATCGTCAAGGCGGCCGAGGCGCTCAAGAACGCCGGCGCCATCGGCGTCGTCGTCGCGGCCACTCACGCGGTGTTCTCCGACCCGGCGGTCGAGCTCCTCCAGAGCGACGCCATCGACTCCGTCGTCGTCACTGACACGCTCCCGGTCGACGAGGCCAAGCGTTTCGACAAGCTGACCGTCCTCTCGATCGCGCCGCTCATCGCCCGCGCGATCCACGAGGTCTTCGACGACGGCTCTGTGACGAGCATGTTCGACGGCGCCGCGTAA
- a CDS encoding diacylglycerol kinase family protein, with the protein MTRGSTPPHAAVIYNPTRIQLERVTRLVDAAAAEAGWGPTSWIPTRERSTAVDQVAEALGDGASLVIAAGGDGTVREVAGAMRHTRTPFAVVPVGTANLFARNAGIPIDTATAVRAAFAGEDRSVDVGVIEYRNPDGVRRSTPFLVMSGFGVDADMVAYADPVLKRRFGWIAYVVPIIRGLFRRDRPRVSWKEDGGPIRSGRTHTMFVGNCGTVSAGLDVLPDALLDDGVLDVLMVRSLEGWDGVRVTRWLHRANNPVARFSKGRRTRGSRVQPSAVETAGSAGGALRYLRVRRIDVTVSPPAEFQADGDGIGLVSAARLTVDPGALIVRLPATAARSGRLRP; encoded by the coding sequence ATGACGCGAGGCAGCACCCCGCCGCACGCTGCGGTGATCTACAACCCGACGCGCATCCAGCTCGAGCGCGTGACGAGGCTCGTCGACGCCGCCGCCGCCGAGGCCGGCTGGGGCCCGACGAGCTGGATCCCGACCCGTGAGCGGTCGACCGCGGTCGACCAGGTCGCGGAGGCGCTCGGAGACGGCGCGTCGCTCGTGATCGCCGCCGGCGGCGACGGGACGGTCCGCGAGGTGGCAGGGGCGATGCGTCACACGCGGACGCCGTTCGCCGTCGTCCCCGTCGGCACCGCGAACCTCTTCGCCCGGAACGCCGGGATCCCGATCGACACGGCCACCGCGGTGCGGGCCGCGTTCGCCGGGGAGGACCGGAGCGTCGACGTCGGGGTCATCGAATATCGGAACCCCGACGGCGTCCGGCGCAGCACCCCGTTCCTCGTCATGTCGGGCTTCGGCGTCGACGCGGACATGGTGGCCTACGCCGACCCCGTCCTGAAGCGCCGCTTCGGCTGGATCGCCTACGTCGTGCCGATCATCCGCGGGCTCTTCCGCCGCGACCGCCCTCGCGTCTCCTGGAAGGAGGACGGCGGACCGATCCGGAGCGGACGGACGCACACGATGTTCGTCGGGAACTGCGGCACGGTCTCGGCGGGCCTCGACGTCCTCCCCGACGCACTCCTCGACGACGGTGTACTCGACGTCCTGATGGTGCGGTCCCTCGAGGGGTGGGACGGGGTCCGGGTCACGCGCTGGCTGCACCGCGCGAACAATCCCGTCGCCCGGTTCTCCAAGGGCAGACGGACACGGGGCAGCCGCGTGCAGCCGAGTGCCGTCGAGACGGCCGGCTCCGCCGGAGGTGCGCTCCGCTACCTGCGCGTGCGACGGATCGACGTGACGGTCTCACCGCCCGCCGAGTTCCAGGCAGACGGCGACGGCATCGGCCTGGTCTCGGCGGCCAGGCTGACCGTCGACCCCGGTGCACTCATCGTCCGACTACCCGCGACGGCGGCGCGCTCGGGTCGGCTCCGGCCCTGA
- a CDS encoding methionine ABC transporter permease, whose amino-acid sequence MDALIDLLPKLGDATVETLYLVSFSLLFGGIAGLVVGTGLYVTRPGNLYSHPVLYGVLNVIVNIFRPIPFIIFLAAAQPLSRLVIGTGIGANAFIFIISLAATFGISRIVEQNLLTVSPGVIEASRAAGASRLRTLLSIVLPEALGPLILGYTFVFVVIVDMSAVAGFIGGGGLGAFAIQYGFRQFEPVVTWAAVIIIILLVQLIQFFGNWLARKILRR is encoded by the coding sequence ATGGATGCACTGATCGATCTGCTCCCGAAGCTCGGCGACGCGACCGTCGAGACCCTCTACCTCGTCTCCTTCAGCCTGCTCTTCGGTGGGATCGCTGGACTCGTCGTCGGCACCGGCCTCTACGTGACGCGGCCCGGCAACCTGTACTCGCACCCGGTGCTCTACGGTGTGCTCAACGTGATCGTGAACATCTTCCGGCCGATCCCGTTCATCATCTTCCTGGCCGCCGCCCAGCCGCTCTCACGACTCGTGATCGGCACCGGCATCGGTGCGAACGCGTTCATCTTCATCATCTCCCTGGCGGCGACCTTCGGCATCAGCCGGATCGTCGAGCAGAACCTGCTGACGGTGTCGCCCGGCGTCATCGAGGCCTCGCGTGCCGCGGGTGCGAGCCGGCTCAGGACGTTGCTGAGCATCGTCCTCCCGGAGGCGCTCGGTCCGCTGATCCTCGGCTACACCTTCGTGTTCGTGGTCATCGTCGACATGTCGGCGGTCGCGGGCTTCATCGGCGGCGGTGGGCTCGGTGCCTTCGCGATCCAGTACGGCTTCCGGCAGTTCGAGCCGGTCGTCACGTGGGCCGCGGTGATCATCATCATCCTGCTCGTGCAGCTCATCCAGTTCTTCGGCAACTGGCTGGCCCGGAAGATCCTCCGCCGGTAG
- the glmU gene encoding bifunctional UDP-N-acetylglucosamine diphosphorylase/glucosamine-1-phosphate N-acetyltransferase GlmU, which produces MTDDRLAIIILAAGQGTRMKSALPKLLHPLGGVPIVGHVLATARSLDAGHVIAVVRHERDRLVEAIESELPGATIVDQDEVPGTGRAVEQALLALPDDFDGDVLVVNGDVPLLNAATLTTLIERHRNHDVAATILSAMPDDATGYGRIIRTEAGALDYIVEQKDATDAERAVNEINAGVYLFGVSQLRDALAEVTTDNAQGEKYLTDVIGLLRRAGSEVSALPVSDSWLVEGINDRAQLSAAAAKLNALLVRAWQLAGVTVQDPATTWIDIKARLHADVTLLPGTQILGATVVESGATIGPDTTLIDTEVGAGARVRRTDATLSVIGAGAEVGPFAYLRPGTVLGERGKIGTFVETKNAQIGEGSKVPHLSYIGDTEIGVESNVGAGTITSNYDGVHKHRTTIGSHVRTGAHNTLVAPVSVGDGAYSGAGTVIRKDVPAGALALTVAQQRNVEGWVEQKRPGTAAATAAGAASAAPTVDAVSDDTAAAGNVDS; this is translated from the coding sequence GTGACCGACGACCGTCTGGCCATCATCATCCTGGCTGCTGGCCAGGGAACCCGCATGAAGTCGGCGCTGCCGAAACTCCTGCACCCGCTCGGCGGCGTGCCGATCGTCGGCCACGTGCTGGCGACCGCCCGGTCGCTCGACGCCGGGCACGTCATCGCCGTGGTCCGCCACGAGCGCGACCGCCTCGTCGAGGCCATCGAGTCGGAGCTCCCGGGCGCGACCATCGTCGACCAGGACGAGGTGCCCGGCACCGGTCGCGCGGTGGAGCAGGCGCTCCTGGCGCTGCCCGACGACTTCGACGGCGACGTCCTCGTGGTCAACGGCGACGTCCCGTTGCTGAACGCCGCCACGCTCACCACGCTCATCGAACGCCACCGCAACCACGACGTCGCGGCGACGATCCTCTCGGCCATGCCCGACGACGCGACCGGCTACGGACGCATCATCCGCACCGAGGCCGGGGCGCTCGACTACATCGTCGAGCAGAAGGACGCCACCGACGCCGAGCGGGCCGTCAACGAGATCAACGCCGGGGTCTACCTCTTCGGCGTGAGCCAGCTCCGCGACGCGCTCGCCGAGGTCACCACCGACAACGCCCAGGGGGAGAAGTACCTCACGGACGTCATCGGCCTCCTGCGACGCGCGGGCTCCGAGGTCTCGGCGCTCCCCGTGAGTGACTCCTGGCTGGTCGAGGGCATCAACGACCGCGCCCAGCTGAGCGCCGCCGCTGCCAAGCTGAACGCCCTCCTCGTGCGCGCCTGGCAGCTCGCCGGCGTGACCGTCCAGGACCCGGCCACGACGTGGATCGACATCAAGGCGCGGCTGCACGCCGACGTCACTCTGCTTCCCGGGACGCAGATCCTCGGCGCGACGGTCGTCGAGTCCGGTGCGACGATCGGTCCGGACACCACGCTCATCGACACCGAGGTCGGCGCTGGTGCGCGCGTCCGCCGCACGGACGCGACGCTGTCGGTCATCGGTGCCGGTGCCGAGGTCGGGCCGTTCGCCTACCTGCGACCCGGCACGGTGCTCGGCGAGCGCGGCAAGATCGGCACCTTCGTGGAGACGAAGAACGCGCAGATCGGTGAGGGGAGCAAGGTCCCGCACCTCAGCTACATCGGCGACACCGAGATCGGCGTCGAGTCGAACGTCGGTGCCGGAACGATCACCTCGAACTACGACGGTGTGCACAAGCACCGCACGACCATCGGATCGCACGTCCGTACCGGCGCGCACAACACGCTCGTCGCCCCGGTCAGCGTCGGCGACGGCGCCTACTCCGGAGCCGGCACCGTCATCCGCAAGGACGTCCCGGCAGGGGCGCTGGCGTTGACGGTCGCGCAGCAGCGCAACGTCGAGGGCTGGGTCGAGCAGAAGCGCCCTGGTACGGCGGCTGCGACGGCTGCCGGCGCTGCCTCGGCGGCACCGACCGTGGATGCCGTGTCGGACGACACGGCTGCGGCTGGTAACGTCGACTCGTGA
- a CDS encoding methionine ABC transporter ATP-binding protein, with protein sequence MPLVSLRDVAKRYPSPQKGAAPIAAIDGVDLDIEAGDVFGIIGYSGAGKSTLVRLINALEPATSGSIVVDGTEVTTLSERGLRDLRLGIGMIFQQFNLFNSKSVRKNIAYPLEVAGRPRAEIRTRVDELLKFVGLSDKADNYPDQLSGGQKQRVGIARALATSPRILLADEATSALDPETTQEVLALLKQVNRDLGVTIVVITHEMEVIQSLATKVAVMERGKVIEQGDVFEVFSDPQHAASKRFVSTVIKGVPSPAELAVLKERHVGRIVTLFFRDGDASQAGVFLTLAQAGVDFELVYGGINDIQGRAFGHLTLALRGDDQTIDGALTAIGSQATVTEVR encoded by the coding sequence ATGCCACTCGTCAGCCTCCGAGACGTCGCGAAGCGGTACCCGTCTCCGCAGAAGGGCGCGGCGCCGATCGCCGCGATCGACGGCGTCGACCTCGACATCGAGGCCGGTGACGTCTTCGGGATTATCGGCTACTCGGGAGCCGGCAAGTCGACGCTCGTCCGCCTCATCAACGCGCTCGAGCCCGCGACGTCGGGGAGCATCGTCGTCGACGGCACCGAGGTGACGACGCTCTCGGAGCGCGGTCTCCGCGACCTCCGCCTCGGCATCGGGATGATCTTCCAGCAGTTCAACCTCTTCAATTCCAAGTCGGTGCGGAAGAACATCGCCTACCCGCTCGAGGTGGCCGGACGTCCCCGCGCGGAGATCCGCACCCGGGTCGATGAGCTGCTGAAGTTCGTCGGGCTGTCCGACAAGGCCGACAACTACCCGGACCAGCTCTCCGGCGGCCAGAAGCAGCGCGTCGGCATCGCTCGCGCGCTCGCGACCTCGCCCCGGATCCTGCTCGCGGACGAGGCGACGAGCGCCCTCGACCCCGAGACCACGCAGGAGGTCCTCGCGCTGCTCAAGCAGGTGAACCGCGACCTCGGCGTGACCATCGTCGTGATCACCCACGAGATGGAGGTGATCCAGTCGCTCGCGACGAAGGTCGCCGTCATGGAGCGTGGCAAGGTCATCGAGCAGGGCGACGTCTTCGAGGTGTTCTCCGACCCGCAGCACGCCGCATCCAAGCGCTTCGTGTCGACGGTCATCAAGGGCGTCCCGTCGCCGGCCGAGCTGGCGGTGCTCAAGGAACGACACGTCGGGCGCATCGTCACCCTGTTCTTCCGCGACGGCGACGCGTCGCAGGCGGGCGTCTTCCTCACGCTCGCGCAGGCGGGCGTCGACTTCGAGCTCGTCTACGGCGGGATCAACGACATCCAGGGTCGCGCGTTCGGCCACCTGACCCTCGCCCTGCGCGGCGACGACCAGACGATCGACGGGGCGCTGACCGCCATCGGATCCCAGGCAACCGTGACGGAGGTGCGCTGA
- a CDS encoding TetR/AcrR family transcriptional regulator, giving the protein MSDRILDAALDLMRSRGSVAVNIEAVAETTGVAKTTIYRRYRNRSELLTAAVARAMETPVQIPEDLPTYETFTWLLHEARTMIEDVVGRGTIASILLQDDPEFSTLLRDLTRNRARALSNLVDERIATGDLKPGLDGRLVATLLLGAVLGQLVRGADMDDDWADQVLSVLWPALAA; this is encoded by the coding sequence ATGAGTGACCGCATCCTCGACGCCGCGCTCGACCTGATGCGATCTCGCGGCTCCGTCGCCGTCAACATCGAGGCGGTCGCCGAGACCACCGGTGTCGCGAAGACGACGATCTACCGGCGCTACCGCAACCGCTCCGAGCTGCTGACCGCCGCGGTGGCTCGTGCCATGGAGACGCCGGTCCAGATCCCGGAGGACCTCCCGACCTACGAGACCTTCACCTGGCTGCTCCACGAGGCCCGGACGATGATCGAGGATGTGGTAGGGCGCGGAACGATCGCGTCGATCCTGCTCCAGGACGATCCGGAGTTCTCGACCCTGCTCCGCGACCTCACGAGGAACCGGGCGCGCGCATTGTCCAACCTCGTCGACGAACGCATCGCCACCGGCGATCTGAAGCCCGGACTCGATGGCCGCCTCGTCGCGACCCTCCTCCTCGGCGCGGTCCTCGGACAGCTCGTCCGCGGCGCCGACATGGACGACGACTGGGCGGACCAGGTCCTGTCCGTCCTCTGGCCGGCACTGGCCGCATGA
- a CDS encoding ABC-F family ATP-binding cassette domain-containing protein, translated as MAHLLGAEALHLEYPTKVVFDGITIGVNEGDRIGIVGRNGDGKSTLLGLLAGRKEPDSGRVTVRNGVTVGVLDQSDTLDHDKTVGQTIVGGFDEHEWAGDPKVRDVISGLASDIAWDALVADLSGGQRRRVALAALLVGDHDILFLDEPTNHLDVEGITWLAQHLNRRWSKNSGGLLVVTHDRWFLDAICTATWEVHDRIVEPFEGGYAAYVLQRVERDRSAAVSEAKRQNLMKKELAWLRRGAPARTAKPKFRIEAANALIADEPPVRNTVELAGMATARLGKDVVDILDVTVSYGDRTVIKDVEWRIAPGERTGILGVNGAGKSTLLGLVTGEVEATEGRVKRGKTVQVATLTQQLDELAEYEQDRVSDVIGRKRTSYVAGGKEMTPGQLLERLGFTSAQLSTPVKDLSGGQRRRLQLLLILLDEPNVLVLDEPTNDLDTDMLAAMEDLLDSWPGTLLVVSHDRYFLERVTDQQYAIMDGHFRHLPGGIDQYLELNAGTAGSRSQEHDRPTASGGGPTKRTPKLSGAELRNAQQEIKAIDRKLHKLNGQIEQAHEKVAVHDQSDFAGITALGAKIQAMYGEIADLEVRWLELSELVE; from the coding sequence ATGGCACACCTTCTCGGCGCTGAAGCGCTCCACCTCGAGTACCCGACCAAGGTCGTCTTCGACGGCATCACGATCGGGGTGAACGAGGGCGACCGCATCGGCATCGTCGGCCGCAACGGCGACGGCAAGTCCACGCTCCTCGGCCTCCTCGCCGGCCGCAAGGAGCCCGACTCCGGACGCGTGACGGTGCGCAACGGCGTCACGGTCGGCGTGCTCGACCAGTCCGACACCCTCGACCACGACAAGACCGTCGGACAGACCATCGTCGGCGGCTTCGACGAGCACGAGTGGGCGGGCGACCCGAAGGTCCGCGACGTCATCTCCGGCCTCGCCTCCGACATCGCCTGGGACGCCCTCGTCGCCGACCTCAGCGGTGGTCAGCGCCGCCGGGTCGCGCTCGCGGCCCTGCTCGTGGGCGACCACGACATCCTCTTCCTCGACGAGCCGACGAACCACCTCGACGTCGAAGGCATCACCTGGCTCGCGCAGCACCTCAACCGCCGCTGGTCGAAGAACTCCGGCGGCCTGCTCGTCGTGACCCACGACCGGTGGTTCCTCGACGCCATCTGCACGGCCACGTGGGAGGTGCACGACCGCATCGTCGAGCCCTTCGAGGGTGGGTACGCGGCGTACGTCCTGCAGCGCGTCGAGCGCGACCGCTCCGCCGCGGTGTCCGAGGCCAAGCGCCAGAACCTCATGAAGAAAGAGCTCGCCTGGCTGCGCCGTGGCGCTCCCGCCCGCACGGCCAAGCCGAAGTTCCGCATCGAGGCCGCCAACGCGCTCATCGCCGACGAGCCGCCCGTGCGCAACACGGTCGAGCTGGCCGGCATGGCGACCGCCCGCCTGGGCAAGGACGTCGTCGACATCCTCGACGTCACCGTGTCCTACGGGGACCGGACGGTCATCAAAGACGTCGAGTGGCGCATCGCCCCGGGCGAGCGCACCGGCATCCTCGGCGTGAACGGCGCCGGCAAGTCCACCCTCCTCGGGCTGGTCACGGGCGAGGTCGAAGCGACCGAGGGTCGCGTCAAGCGCGGCAAGACCGTGCAGGTCGCGACGCTCACGCAGCAGCTCGACGAGCTCGCCGAGTACGAGCAGGACCGCGTGAGCGACGTCATCGGGCGCAAGCGCACGAGCTACGTGGCCGGCGGCAAGGAGATGACCCCGGGGCAGCTGCTCGAACGCCTCGGCTTCACGAGTGCGCAGCTGTCGACGCCGGTGAAGGACCTCTCGGGTGGCCAGCGCCGCCGCCTGCAGCTTCTGCTCATCCTGCTCGACGAGCCGAACGTCCTCGTGCTCGACGAACCGACCAACGACCTCGACACCGACATGCTCGCCGCCATGGAGGACCTCCTCGACTCGTGGCCGGGCACCCTGCTTGTCGTCTCGCACGACCGGTACTTCCTCGAGCGGGTGACCGACCAGCAGTACGCGATCATGGACGGCCACTTCCGGCACCTGCCCGGCGGCATCGACCAGTACCTGGAGCTCAACGCCGGGACGGCCGGCAGCCGCTCCCAGGAGCACGACCGCCCGACGGCCTCCGGCGGTGGCCCGACCAAGAGGACGCCGAAGCTGAGCGGTGCGGAGCTCCGGAACGCGCAGCAGGAGATCAAGGCGATCGACCGCAAGCTCCACAAGCTCAACGGTCAGATCGAGCAGGCGCACGAGAAGGTCGCGGTCCACGACCAGAGCGACTTCGCCGGGATCACCGCGCTCGGCGCCAAGATCCAGGCCATGTACGGCGAGATCGCCGACCTCGAGGTCCGCTGGCTGGAGCTCTCCGAGCTCGTCGAGTAG
- a CDS encoding spermidine synthase codes for MPLFSRSRRLPFGRRDARITLLDKRTLRYELSVDDIPQSVVSLADPRLLEYPYIRHIARVIDAEAPAGEALFVVHLGAGALTLPRYVQATRPGSPQLVVEFEPELYAGMLDALPLPDGHRVEVRFGDARAVADEPIDEATTTEAHVTAWRDAKVTVVDLWDAAVIHRRVASLEFYRRVAARSAADGVIAVNLLDGSPFDYSRRQAATLRTVFAHVAVVLDFDPVDDEGPLGNVVVFASDAPLAAVTHPQLFGAPAPVQLHGDALTHWIDGATIMTDADGEDSPDPDDPRWD; via the coding sequence GTGCCTCTGTTCTCCCGTTCCCGCCGGCTCCCGTTCGGCCGTCGCGACGCCCGGATCACCCTCCTCGACAAGCGGACGCTGCGCTACGAGCTCAGCGTCGACGACATCCCGCAGTCGGTGGTCTCCCTCGCGGATCCCCGCTTGCTCGAGTACCCGTACATCCGGCACATCGCGCGCGTGATCGACGCCGAGGCGCCGGCGGGCGAGGCGCTCTTCGTCGTCCACCTCGGTGCCGGAGCGTTGACGCTCCCCCGCTATGTCCAGGCGACGCGCCCAGGGTCGCCGCAGCTCGTCGTCGAGTTCGAGCCGGAGCTGTACGCCGGGATGCTGGACGCGCTGCCGCTCCCGGACGGCCACCGGGTCGAGGTCCGCTTCGGTGATGCCAGGGCCGTCGCGGACGAGCCGATCGACGAAGCCACCACCACCGAAGCGCACGTCACGGCGTGGCGGGACGCGAAGGTGACCGTCGTCGACCTCTGGGACGCCGCGGTGATCCATCGTCGGGTCGCGAGCCTCGAGTTCTACCGCCGGGTGGCGGCGCGGTCCGCGGCCGACGGCGTGATCGCGGTGAACCTCCTCGACGGCAGCCCCTTCGACTACTCGCGACGCCAGGCCGCGACCCTGCGAACCGTGTTCGCGCATGTCGCCGTCGTCCTCGACTTCGATCCGGTCGACGACGAGGGGCCGCTCGGCAACGTCGTCGTCTTCGCGAGCGACGCACCGCTCGCGGCCGTGACGCACCCGCAGCTCTTCGGCGCACCCGCGCCCGTGCAGCTGCACGGCGACGCACTCACGCACTGGATCGACGGGGCGACGATCATGACCGACGCCGACGGCGAGGACTCCCCCGACCCGGACGACCCCCGCTGGGACTGA
- a CDS encoding MarR family winged helix-turn-helix transcriptional regulator, which produces MPASTDEVDRIVDAWNRERPDLDFSPLQILSRVARLSRHLDRARRAAFTRSNLEPWEFDVLAALRRAGSPFRLSPKALLLQTLVSSGTMTNRIDRLVERGLVERQGDPNDGRGILVQMTNAGLNTVDAAITRLVDAEADLLDGLSSTEQARLTVLLRKLSLDFD; this is translated from the coding sequence ATGCCAGCTAGCACCGATGAGGTCGACCGGATCGTCGACGCCTGGAACCGCGAGCGCCCGGACCTCGACTTCTCGCCCCTCCAGATCCTCTCCCGTGTCGCCCGGCTGTCACGCCACCTCGACCGGGCGCGTCGGGCGGCCTTCACCCGGTCGAACCTCGAGCCGTGGGAGTTCGACGTCCTCGCCGCACTCCGGCGCGCCGGCTCCCCCTTCCGGCTGAGTCCGAAGGCTCTGCTGCTCCAGACGCTCGTCTCGAGCGGCACGATGACGAACCGCATCGACCGCCTCGTCGAGCGCGGACTCGTCGAACGCCAAGGCGACCCCAACGACGGCCGCGGCATCCTCGTGCAGATGACGAACGCGGGACTCAACACGGTCGACGCGGCCATCACGCGCCTCGTCGACGCCGAGGCGGACCTGCTCGACGGCCTGAGCTCGACCGAACAGGCCAGGTTGACCGTCCTGCTGCGGAAGCTCAGCCTCGACTTCGACTAG